A stretch of Chloroflexota bacterium DNA encodes these proteins:
- a CDS encoding MFS transporter yields MRLPNKIFNWQLRSAIPDEQWRRNQYAIALAVFINFTGFDFVIPFLPLYVQMLGVTDVREVALWSGILFGVNPLLASLLAPFWGRIGDLYGRKMMVQRSLFSFVVFLFLMGLVNNVWQLLILRMAIGILGGVGAMSMALVTTSCPRDKVSESVGMVQAAQVSSLAIGPLVGGMLADLLGLRHTFFIGASMCLLAAIIVTALYQERGPCLAVADEHNPQLSWRDMLRLPGFTTLVLLLFLASFVDKSFSPILPLYVAMLGTPDYAVASIAGLIISLGAVATALSAAFMGRLATRTFPGYLLPLAIGGGALLVLPIAFVQTPWQLLAARVSLGLAAGGVLTLIYSLGGSIIPLHCRGIGFGLLGSAVMLGNALSPMVSGSLASFNLRSVFVVDSVLYLLCLGWLLTVGSQVRRGLAKSR; encoded by the coding sequence ATGAGGCTACCGAATAAGATTTTCAACTGGCAACTTCGATCGGCCATTCCTGATGAGCAATGGAGGCGCAATCAGTATGCCATCGCCCTGGCCGTATTCATCAATTTCACCGGCTTTGATTTTGTGATACCTTTCCTGCCCTTGTATGTCCAAATGTTGGGGGTAACCGATGTCAGGGAGGTAGCCTTGTGGTCAGGGATACTTTTCGGTGTTAATCCCCTTCTGGCTTCACTTCTGGCCCCCTTTTGGGGTAGGATTGGTGATCTTTATGGGCGCAAGATGATGGTGCAGCGCTCACTTTTCAGTTTTGTCGTGTTCTTGTTCCTGATGGGCCTCGTCAACAATGTCTGGCAGCTGCTAATTTTACGCATGGCCATCGGCATCCTGGGTGGTGTTGGAGCAATGTCTATGGCTCTGGTGACGACCTCCTGCCCCCGGGACAAGGTCAGCGAATCGGTCGGGATGGTACAGGCCGCCCAGGTGTCATCCTTGGCCATAGGTCCACTGGTTGGTGGCATGCTTGCTGACCTTCTCGGCTTACGACATACCTTCTTCATCGGTGCCAGCATGTGTCTGCTAGCCGCTATCATCGTCACTGCCCTGTATCAGGAGAGAGGCCCTTGTTTAGCCGTGGCCGACGAACACAACCCTCAATTATCCTGGCGCGATATGCTGCGATTGCCTGGATTCACCACCTTGGTTTTGCTACTGTTTTTGGCCTCCTTCGTCGACAAGAGCTTCTCACCCATCCTGCCACTGTACGTGGCTATGCTGGGTACGCCTGATTATGCGGTTGCCTCGATAGCCGGATTAATCATCTCCTTAGGGGCAGTAGCGACCGCCCTATCGGCCGCCTTTATGGGTCGGTTGGCCACCCGTACCTTCCCGGGATATCTTCTCCCACTCGCCATTGGCGGGGGAGCTCTCCTCGTCCTGCCTATTGCCTTTGTTCAGACGCCATGGCAGCTGTTGGCTGCCAGAGTATCGCTTGGCTTAGCCGCCGGAGGCGTCTTAACCCTCATCTATTCGCTGGGAGGCTCGATCATTCCGCTCCATTGCCGGGGGATCGGCTTTGGCTTATTGGGCAGCGCCGTGATGTTAGGTAATGCCCTGAGTCCAATGGTAAGCGGTTCGTTGGCCAGCTTCAACCTACGAAGCGTCTTCGTCGTCGATTCTGTACTCTATTTGCTATGTCTTGGCTGGCTATTGACCGTCGGCTCACAGGTGAGAAGGGGATTGGCTAAGAGTCGTTAA
- the tuf gene encoding elongation factor Tu yields the protein MAKKRFERTKPHLNVGTIGHVDHGKTTLTSAITKVLAMKGEAEFRSFDSIDNAPEEKARGITIAIAHVEYETNKRHYAHVDCPGHADYIKNMITGAAQMDGAILVVSAPDGPMPQTREHILLARQVEVPSMVVFLNKVDAMDDPELLELVEMELRELLSKYGFPGEELPIIRGSALKALESPATNPDAPEYQCIWQLLEAVDNYIPTPERAIDKPFLMPIEDVFGIKGRGTVVTGRAERGRIKVGDEVEIVGFAPESRKVVVTGVEMFHKTLDEGQAGDNIGCLLRGVERDEVERGQVLAKPGSIHPHTHFAAEVYVLTKEEGGRHTPFFSGYRPQFYLRTTDVTGEARLPEGVEMVMPGDNIRMEIELIQPVALEEGLRFAIREGGHTVGAGVITKTLE from the coding sequence ATGGCCAAGAAGAGATTTGAGCGAACCAAGCCCCACCTGAATGTGGGCACCATCGGACACGTGGACCACGGCAAGACCACCCTCACCTCAGCCATCACTAAAGTGCTGGCCATGAAGGGAGAGGCCGAGTTTCGTTCCTTCGACAGCATCGATAACGCCCCGGAGGAGAAGGCCAGGGGGATCACCATCGCCATCGCCCACGTGGAGTACGAGACGAATAAGCGCCACTACGCCCACGTCGACTGCCCAGGACACGCCGACTACATCAAGAATATGATCACCGGGGCCGCCCAGATGGACGGGGCCATCTTGGTCGTCTCCGCCCCCGATGGACCTATGCCCCAAACACGAGAGCATATCCTCCTCGCTAGACAGGTCGAGGTCCCCAGTATGGTCGTCTTCCTCAATAAGGTGGACGCTATGGACGACCCAGAACTCCTGGAACTGGTGGAGATGGAACTGCGTGAACTGCTCTCTAAGTACGGCTTCCCCGGAGAGGAGCTACCTATCATCCGCGGCAGCGCCCTCAAAGCCCTCGAATCACCCGCCACCAACCCAGACGCCCCAGAGTACCAGTGCATCTGGCAACTCCTCGAGGCCGTCGATAACTACATCCCCACCCCAGAAAGGGCCATCGATAAGCCCTTCTTGATGCCCATCGAGGACGTCTTCGGCATCAAGGGGAGAGGAACGGTGGTCACCGGCCGGGCGGAGCGCGGACGCATAAAGGTGGGCGACGAGGTGGAAATAGTCGGCTTCGCCCCAGAGTCACGTAAGGTGGTGGTGACCGGGGTGGAGATGTTCCATAAGACCCTCGATGAGGGACAGGCCGGGGACAACATCGGCTGCCTCCTGCGAGGCGTGGAGCGCGATGAGGTGGAGCGAGGACAGGTGCTGGCCAAGCCAGGCTCCATCCACCCCCATACCCACTTCGCCGCCGAGGTCTACGTCCTCACCAAGGAGGAGGGGGGACGACATACCCCCTTCTTCAGCGGCTACCGCCCCCAGTTCTACCTGCGGACAACGGATGTGACCGGGGAAGCCCGCCTACCCGAGGGGGTGGAGATGGTCATGCCAGGGGATAACATCCGCATGGAAATCGAATTGATCCAGCCAGTAGCCCTCGAGGAAGGACTGCGCTTCGCTATCCGAGAGGGAGGACATACCGTCGGCGCCGGCGTCATCACTAAGACCTTGGAGTAG
- the cysE gene encoding serine O-acetyltransferase: MSIREDIQAAFERDPAAANIWEVLLAYPGLHAVWIHRIAHWLHVHRVPVIPRLISHLNRLLTGIEIHPGARIGRRLFIDHGMGIVIGETAEIGDDVTMYQGVTLGGASLQKGKRHPTIGNNVIIGAGAKLIGSIVVGNNVTIGAGSVVLRDVPDNCTAVGVPAKIVTFRDPRTGSTTKVQLPDPEAEMLACLQHKILELEDRLSALEHKWSESRLEQLPEDNRRDVLSQDPLSGRGE, translated from the coding sequence ATGTCCATCCGCGAAGATATACAAGCCGCTTTCGAGCGCGATCCGGCAGCCGCTAACATCTGGGAAGTATTGCTGGCTTATCCCGGGTTGCACGCTGTTTGGATACATCGCATAGCCCATTGGTTGCACGTCCACCGTGTCCCCGTCATCCCTAGACTCATCTCACACCTTAACCGATTGCTGACCGGGATTGAGATTCACCCGGGGGCAAGGATTGGCCGGCGCTTGTTCATCGATCACGGCATGGGGATCGTGATCGGCGAAACAGCAGAAATAGGGGATGATGTGACAATGTATCAAGGCGTTACCCTCGGTGGCGCCAGCTTGCAGAAGGGTAAACGCCACCCCACTATCGGGAATAACGTCATTATTGGTGCCGGGGCCAAGCTGATAGGATCTATCGTAGTTGGTAACAACGTCACTATCGGGGCCGGTTCAGTGGTACTACGTGATGTGCCAGACAACTGCACAGCCGTGGGGGTGCCAGCTAAGATAGTGACGTTTCGTGATCCCCGCACCGGCTCAACTACGAAGGTGCAGTTGCCGGATCCGGAGGCAGAGATGCTTGCATGCCTGCAGCACAAGATCCTGGAATTGGAGGATCGCTTATCAGCCCTGGAGCACAAATGGTCAGAGAGCAGACTAGAGCAATTGCCAGAGGACAACCGTCGTGACGTTTTATCCCAAGATCCTCTTTCAGGGAGAGGGGAATGA
- the rplB gene encoding 50S ribosomal protein L2 translates to MPIKEYKPTSPGRRGMVPSTFEEITKTEPERSLLAPLRRKAGRNAHGRITIRHRGGGHKRLYRIIDFKRDKLDIPAKVAAIEYDPNRSARIALLHYADGEKRYILCPLGLKVGDKIQSGSNAEVQVGNSLPLSHMPVGTLIHNIEIQPGRGGQIVRSAGTAAQLVAKEENRALIRLPSGELRYVHARCMATVGQVGNVEHKNIKLGKAGRNRWLGHRPTVRGSAMTPRDHPHGGGEGKAPIGMPSPKTPWGKPARGVKTRRRQVSNKMIVMRRKQSQK, encoded by the coding sequence ATGCCAATAAAAGAGTATAAGCCGACATCCCCCGGGCGAAGAGGGATGGTCCCTTCGACATTCGAAGAGATCACCAAGACAGAACCAGAGCGTTCTCTGCTAGCGCCTTTACGTAGGAAGGCAGGACGTAATGCGCATGGACGCATTACCATTCGCCATCGTGGTGGTGGTCACAAGCGACTATATCGGATAATTGACTTCAAACGTGATAAGCTCGATATACCGGCTAAAGTGGCTGCTATCGAATATGATCCAAACCGGTCGGCCCGTATTGCCTTGTTACACTACGCCGATGGGGAGAAGAGGTATATCTTGTGCCCTTTGGGGCTCAAAGTGGGTGACAAGATCCAATCAGGATCAAACGCCGAGGTACAAGTCGGCAACAGCTTGCCTTTGAGTCATATGCCCGTTGGCACGCTGATTCACAATATCGAGATTCAGCCCGGCCGAGGTGGGCAAATAGTGCGCAGCGCCGGAACAGCTGCCCAATTGGTGGCCAAAGAGGAAAATCGAGCTCTTATCCGCTTACCATCCGGTGAGCTGCGCTACGTGCATGCCCGTTGTATGGCTACTGTCGGGCAGGTTGGTAACGTGGAACATAAGAACATCAAGCTGGGCAAGGCTGGTCGGAACCGCTGGCTTGGGCATCGGCCAACTGTACGTGGTTCGGCTATGACTCCTCGTGATCATCCTCACGGGGGCGGAGAGGGCAAGGCTCCTATTGGGATGCCCTCCCCCAAAACACCTTGGGGTAAACCAGCTAGGGGAGTTAAGACCCGGCGCCGTCAGGTCTCAAATAAGATGATTGTGATGCGAAGGAAGCAAAGTCAGAAATAG
- the ispF gene encoding 2-C-methyl-D-erythritol 2,4-cyclodiphosphate synthase, with translation MRVGIGYDVHRLAQGRRLILGGVIVPYELGLEGHSDADVLIHAVIDAILGAASLGDIGQHFPADDPCYEGISSLILLRDVAALLERHRWQVANMDATVIAEKPKLAPFITAMREKMAGQLSIDIERVSIKATTSEGLGFLGRGEGIAAYAVVALEKVK, from the coding sequence ATGCGAGTTGGTATTGGCTACGATGTACATCGCTTGGCCCAAGGTCGAAGGCTTATTTTAGGTGGCGTGATTGTCCCTTATGAGCTTGGGCTAGAGGGGCACTCTGATGCGGATGTGCTGATTCACGCCGTTATCGACGCCATCCTTGGTGCAGCATCCCTTGGTGATATTGGCCAGCATTTCCCAGCGGATGATCCATGCTACGAAGGCATCTCTAGCTTGATTTTGTTGAGAGATGTGGCCGCTTTGCTTGAGAGGCACAGGTGGCAAGTAGCCAATATGGATGCTACAGTGATCGCGGAGAAACCAAAGCTGGCCCCTTTCATCACAGCGATGCGAGAGAAGATGGCTGGACAACTGAGCATAGATATAGAACGGGTGAGCATCAAAGCCACAACCAGCGAAGGGCTCGGTTTTCTTGGGCGAGGAGAAGGCATAGCAGCCTACGCTGTTGTAGCTTTAGAGAAGGTCAAATAG
- the rpsS gene encoding 30S ribosomal protein S19, whose translation MSRSLKKGPYVDPKLLKKIELLNKSSERRVIKTWSRDSTIFPQMVGHTIAVHDGRRHVPIYITENMVGHKLGEFAPTRHFRGHSSRSERATTVKK comes from the coding sequence TTGTCCAGATCACTAAAAAAGGGACCGTACGTTGATCCCAAGCTGTTGAAAAAGATAGAACTCCTCAATAAGAGCAGTGAGAGACGGGTAATTAAAACATGGTCTCGCGACTCGACCATTTTCCCGCAAATGGTCGGCCATACGATCGCCGTACACGATGGGAGGCGCCACGTTCCCATCTATATCACCGAGAATATGGTCGGCCATAAGCTTGGTGAATTCGCCCCCACACGTCATTTCAGGGGACATAGTTCCAGGTCAGAAAGAGCCACAACGGTTAAGAAATAG
- the rplD gene encoding 50S ribosomal protein L4, which translates to MEVPIYNKDAQVVGTIDLDDDIFNRSINEPSLHQAVVRQLSNARVGTASTKTRGEVSGSGAKAWRQKGTGRARQGSRKAPHWKGGGVAFGPHPRSYKQDMPQKARRLAIKSALSAKVANQRLIILEQLEMEQPRTKEMLEILRKMSITSSALLVLPKPDSSVELATRNIPNVKTITAQSLSVVDILRYNYLLMPVESVRQVEATLG; encoded by the coding sequence GTGGAAGTCCCCATATACAATAAAGACGCTCAGGTTGTTGGTACAATCGACCTTGACGATGATATCTTCAACAGGTCCATCAACGAACCATCTCTACATCAGGCTGTTGTTCGACAGCTCAGCAATGCCCGTGTGGGCACGGCGTCGACAAAGACGAGAGGCGAGGTCTCTGGCAGTGGGGCCAAGGCTTGGCGACAAAAAGGTACCGGACGGGCCAGACAAGGTTCTCGCAAGGCACCTCATTGGAAAGGAGGTGGCGTTGCCTTTGGGCCACACCCTCGCAGCTATAAACAGGATATGCCCCAAAAGGCCCGGCGTTTAGCGATTAAGTCCGCTCTCTCGGCTAAGGTAGCTAACCAACGGCTAATTATTTTGGAACAGCTGGAGATGGAGCAGCCCAGGACCAAGGAGATGCTGGAGATATTAAGAAAGATGTCGATTACCTCATCAGCCCTGCTCGTCCTGCCTAAACCTGACTCAAGTGTAGAGCTGGCCACACGCAACATCCCAAATGTGAAAACTATTACTGCCCAAAGCCTAAGCGTAGTTGACATATTGCGCTATAATTACCTTCTAATGCCGGTAGAATCTGTGCGCCAAGTGGAGGCGACTCTTGGTTAA
- the rpsJ gene encoding 30S ribosomal protein S10: protein MARQRIRIKLKAYDHRLLDQSAKQIVETAERMGAHVAGPVPLPTRIEKICVIRSPHIDKDSREQFEIRTHKRLIDIWEPTSKTVNALMSLNLPAGVDIEIKL, encoded by the coding sequence ATGGCAAGGCAACGTATTAGAATCAAGCTTAAGGCTTATGACCACAGGTTGCTTGATCAATCAGCAAAACAAATCGTCGAAACAGCCGAAAGGATGGGGGCTCATGTCGCCGGGCCTGTCCCCCTTCCAACGAGGATCGAGAAGATATGCGTTATCCGCTCTCCGCATATTGATAAGGATTCCCGAGAACAGTTCGAGATAAGAACCCATAAACGCCTGATTGATATTTGGGAACCAACCTCAAAGACGGTGAACGCTCTTATGAGCCTTAACCTGCCAGCAGGGGTTGATATCGAAATCAAGCTATAG
- the cysS gene encoding cysteine--tRNA ligase, which translates to MKIYNTMTRQKEEFRPLGKPVKMYVCGVTPYDAVHVGHAMSYIAFDVIRRYLEYRGYRVKYVQNFTDVDDKIIARARQLGVSPDELAEKYINDYFTDMDALNIKRADVYPKVTQEIDAIIHLIEGLLTKGHAYVANGDVYFAVNSDPDYGKLSGRPLDELVSGARVEVDARKASPADFVLWKAAKQGEPAWKSPWGMGRPGWHIECSAMSLKYLGEQIDIHGGGQDLIFPHHENELAQTESYTGVVPFVGYWVHNALLRLGEEKMSKSLGNLVTVKESLQRFSPDALRLFVLSSHYRSPIVYSDEAVIAAERGIERLRAVVRDMAASPSDLSPSPVTVIAQETRQRFVAAMDDDFNTAAAIGHLFDLAREINRAAEQGAPKESLAEAQSTLRELASVLGLTLTEPTSARDLAAKPLIELLIAVRADLRSAKQWASADKIRSQLAELGIQLEDRPDGTTWHRLR; encoded by the coding sequence ATGAAAATCTACAACACGATGACACGTCAGAAAGAGGAGTTTCGGCCACTCGGCAAGCCGGTTAAGATGTATGTTTGCGGGGTCACACCCTATGATGCCGTACACGTGGGTCATGCTATGTCTTACATCGCCTTCGACGTGATCCGCCGTTATCTCGAATATCGCGGTTATAGGGTTAAATACGTGCAAAACTTTACTGATGTGGATGATAAGATCATCGCCCGGGCCAGGCAATTGGGCGTCTCGCCAGATGAACTGGCCGAGAAATATATCAACGATTATTTCACCGACATGGACGCTCTGAATATCAAACGTGCTGATGTCTACCCAAAGGTGACGCAGGAGATCGACGCTATCATTCATCTGATCGAGGGATTGTTGACGAAGGGACACGCCTACGTTGCCAATGGCGATGTCTATTTTGCCGTGAACTCTGATCCAGACTATGGTAAGCTATCCGGTCGTCCTTTAGATGAATTGGTGTCCGGCGCTCGGGTGGAGGTGGATGCGCGAAAGGCCAGCCCGGCAGATTTTGTCCTCTGGAAAGCAGCGAAACAAGGAGAACCGGCCTGGAAGAGCCCTTGGGGGATGGGCCGACCGGGGTGGCACATCGAGTGCTCGGCCATGTCCTTAAAATATCTCGGTGAACAGATCGATATCCACGGTGGAGGACAGGATCTAATCTTTCCGCATCACGAGAACGAACTGGCTCAAACAGAGTCGTATACCGGGGTGGTTCCCTTCGTAGGTTACTGGGTTCACAATGCCCTCCTGCGCTTGGGCGAAGAGAAAATGTCTAAATCGCTGGGCAATCTGGTAACCGTAAAAGAGTCTCTACAGCGTTTCAGTCCTGATGCATTACGTCTTTTCGTTCTTTCCTCGCATTACCGAAGCCCTATCGTTTATAGCGATGAGGCGGTGATCGCCGCTGAGCGGGGGATTGAACGGTTGCGTGCCGTGGTCAGAGATATGGCGGCTTCGCCAAGCGACCTTAGCCCTTCGCCTGTAACAGTAATAGCCCAAGAGACCCGACAGCGTTTTGTAGCCGCCATGGACGATGATTTTAATACAGCCGCGGCTATCGGACATCTCTTCGATCTGGCAAGGGAGATCAACCGGGCTGCGGAACAGGGAGCTCCGAAGGAATCCTTAGCGGAAGCTCAATCAACTTTACGAGAACTCGCCTCTGTCTTAGGGCTGACCCTGACAGAACCGACCAGCGCTAGGGATTTGGCTGCTAAGCCATTGATCGAGCTATTGATTGCGGTGCGAGCCGATTTGAGATCGGCCAAGCAGTGGGCTTCAGCAGATAAAATACGGAGTCAATTGGCGGAACTGGGCATCCAGCTTGAAGATCGGCCCGATGGGACGACCTGGCACAGGCTGAGATAG
- the ispD gene encoding 2-C-methyl-D-erythritol 4-phosphate cytidylyltransferase, translating into MAIDGSDHQIKEIDRTAAVIVAAGRSARMGNDKLFAKLGGMPLLSRTVEVFQRCPEVDDIVIVLNESNFDLGRRLVEGSGWWKVRQLCLGGERRQDSVWHGLCSLQNCKWIIVHDGARPFVSEHLIRCGLAEAKQFGAAIAGVPVKDTIKIVDARGIVLSTPERSGIWVIQTPQVFRYDLITAAYQEGTAEVTDEATLLECQGHPVKVYMGSYDNIKITTPEDWTLAEMILKRQAEAIR; encoded by the coding sequence ATGGCCATCGACGGTTCTGACCATCAGATTAAGGAAATCGACCGCACCGCTGCGGTTATCGTCGCCGCTGGGAGGAGCGCGCGTATGGGAAACGACAAGCTCTTCGCCAAACTCGGTGGGATGCCGCTCTTGTCACGCACAGTGGAGGTTTTTCAGCGTTGCCCTGAAGTGGACGATATCGTGATCGTTCTCAACGAATCAAATTTTGACCTTGGGCGCAGACTTGTGGAGGGTTCCGGTTGGTGGAAGGTGCGGCAGCTATGCCTGGGGGGCGAGCGTCGCCAAGATTCCGTCTGGCACGGTCTGTGTTCACTGCAGAACTGTAAGTGGATCATCGTCCACGATGGAGCTCGGCCATTCGTTTCTGAACACTTGATCCGGTGTGGTCTGGCTGAGGCCAAACAGTTTGGGGCGGCCATCGCTGGTGTTCCAGTCAAGGATACGATTAAGATCGTTGATGCGCGGGGCATCGTCCTATCCACTCCTGAGCGATCCGGCATATGGGTCATTCAGACCCCCCAGGTCTTTCGCTATGATCTGATCACGGCCGCTTATCAGGAGGGCACAGCTGAGGTTACCGATGAGGCCACGCTGCTCGAATGTCAGGGGCACCCGGTGAAGGTCTACATGGGATCATACGATAACATAAAGATCACCACTCCGGAGGATTGGACTCTAGCTGAGATGATTCTGAAGCGTCAAGCTGAGGCGATTCGCTAG
- the rplC gene encoding 50S ribosomal protein L3: MVEGILGRKVGMTRISDPTGIVMPVTVIEAGPCYVTQIKTVAKDGYEAVQLGFAAAKRLNKPERGHLKKLLVLRHLREIKAKDIEPLQIGQKIDVGIFKAGELVDITGISKGKGFAGVVKRHHFAGGPKTHGQSDRHRAPGSIGATTTPGRVLKGTRMAGRMGHRRVTVQNLQVVQADPERNLLLVKGAVPGARNSLLLVKRARKMRVAAGPQK, from the coding sequence ATGGTCGAAGGCATTTTAGGACGCAAGGTTGGAATGACCCGTATCTCCGATCCAACGGGGATCGTTATGCCGGTAACTGTGATCGAAGCCGGGCCGTGCTATGTAACACAGATCAAAACCGTTGCGAAGGATGGCTATGAAGCCGTTCAGCTCGGCTTTGCAGCAGCCAAGAGGCTAAATAAACCCGAGAGAGGACATCTGAAGAAGTTGCTTGTGTTGCGCCACCTACGGGAGATAAAGGCCAAAGACATAGAGCCTTTACAGATCGGGCAGAAGATCGACGTCGGTATCTTCAAAGCAGGTGAGTTAGTAGATATTACCGGGATCTCCAAAGGCAAGGGCTTTGCCGGTGTTGTCAAACGACATCATTTCGCCGGTGGCCCTAAAACACATGGGCAATCGGACCGTCATCGAGCCCCTGGTTCCATAGGAGCGACTACTACACCGGGTCGTGTTCTCAAGGGAACCAGAATGGCTGGGCGAATGGGCCACAGACGGGTGACTGTTCAGAACCTACAAGTAGTACAAGCCGACCCTGAAAGAAATCTGCTATTAGTCAAGGGAGCTGTACCAGGAGCGAGGAATAGCCTCCTCTTAGTCAAGAGGGCAAGAAAAATGAGGGTGGCGGCTGGACCGCAAAAATAG
- the rplW gene encoding 50S ribosomal protein L23: MNVYEIIRRPIISEKSMLLSGQNKYTFEVAREANKIGIKKAVEQIFKVNVVAVNIIKVPGKPQRVGRHHVVTSPWKKAIVTLKEGQRIEIFEGR, encoded by the coding sequence ATGAATGTTTACGAAATTATAAGACGTCCCATAATCAGCGAGAAGAGTATGCTCCTGAGTGGACAGAATAAATATACCTTTGAAGTGGCCAGGGAGGCCAACAAGATAGGGATTAAGAAAGCGGTAGAGCAAATCTTCAAGGTTAATGTTGTCGCCGTAAACATAATCAAGGTACCGGGCAAACCACAGCGAGTGGGAAGACACCACGTGGTGACATCACCATGGAAAAAGGCTATCGTCACGCTAAAAGAAGGACAAAGGATTGAGATATTTGAAGGTCGTTAA
- the rlmB gene encoding 23S rRNA (guanosine(2251)-2'-O)-methyltransferase RlmB, translated as MDIIWGRNSVYEVLRGRRTVKMVYLLAKAKPTAAVARIVDLAQQRGIPLQVVDGQALHRITGLHDHQGVAVEVSAYSYADVDTILAEAQKRAEMPLLLILDSLQDPQNFGSLLRTAEAVGAHGVIIPKHRAVEVTAAVVRSSAGAVEHVPVARVTNLTRCLRFLKAQGIWVIGLDLAGERSYDEVDLTLPLALVVGGEGTGISRLVRENCDLLVKIPMRGLVGSLNAAVAGSLVLYHVWQQRKRGEESSG; from the coding sequence ATGGACATTATCTGGGGTAGGAACTCCGTCTACGAGGTCTTACGGGGTAGACGGACGGTAAAAATGGTCTATCTGTTGGCCAAGGCGAAGCCGACGGCCGCTGTGGCCCGAATCGTAGACCTTGCTCAGCAGCGTGGTATCCCCCTCCAGGTAGTGGATGGACAGGCCCTACATAGAATCACTGGACTTCACGATCACCAAGGTGTGGCTGTAGAGGTATCAGCATATAGCTATGCTGATGTTGACACCATCCTCGCCGAGGCTCAAAAACGTGCTGAGATGCCGCTGCTCTTAATCCTCGATAGCCTCCAGGACCCTCAGAATTTTGGTTCATTGCTGCGTACAGCTGAGGCCGTGGGGGCACACGGGGTAATCATTCCCAAACATCGTGCCGTTGAGGTTACGGCGGCTGTGGTGAGGTCATCTGCCGGAGCAGTGGAGCACGTACCAGTAGCGCGAGTTACTAATCTTACTCGCTGTCTACGATTCTTAAAGGCCCAGGGGATTTGGGTAATTGGCCTTGACTTAGCTGGTGAACGCAGTTACGACGAGGTCGATTTAACCTTACCATTGGCCCTGGTGGTTGGTGGAGAAGGGACAGGCATCAGCCGCCTGGTAAGGGAAAACTGTGACCTGTTGGTGAAAATACCGATGCGGGGGTTAGTAGGCTCGCTCAATGCGGCTGTGGCGGGGTCTCTAGTACTCTACCATGTCTGGCAACAGAGGAAGAGAGGAGAGGAGTCCTCAGGATGA